The Terriglobia bacterium genome has a window encoding:
- a CDS encoding peroxiredoxin, with translation MSLKLGDVAPDFEAQTTEGRIHFHDWIGNSWAVLFSHPKDFTPVCTTELGAMAKLKPEFDKRNTKIIGLSVDPVDNHKKWSIDIKETQGHAPNYPMIGDTDLLISKLYGMLPATVEGSCEGRTAADNMTVRNVFVVGPDKKIKLILVYPMTTGRNFDEVLRVIDSLQLTARHKVATPANWQQGDDVIIAGSVSNDDAKKIFGTWKEPRPYIRIVPQPKEAAEKKSA, from the coding sequence ATGAGTCTCAAGCTTGGTGATGTCGCTCCCGATTTCGAAGCCCAAACCACCGAAGGCCGCATTCACTTTCATGATTGGATCGGCAATTCCTGGGCGGTGCTGTTTTCCCACCCCAAGGACTTTACCCCCGTCTGCACCACCGAACTCGGCGCCATGGCCAAACTGAAGCCCGAGTTCGACAAGCGCAACACCAAAATCATCGGCCTCAGCGTCGATCCCGTCGACAACCACAAGAAATGGTCGATCGACATCAAGGAAACCCAGGGCCACGCGCCGAACTATCCCATGATCGGCGATACCGACCTGTTGATTTCCAAGCTCTACGGCATGCTGCCTGCCACCGTCGAGGGCTCGTGCGAGGGCAGGACGGCTGCCGACAATATGACGGTGCGCAATGTTTTCGTGGTCGGTCCCGACAAGAAGATCAAGCTGATCCTCGTCTATCCCATGACCACCGGGCGCAACTTCGACGAAGTGTTGCGCGTGATCGACTCACTGCAACTGACGGCCAGGCACAAAGTGGCGACTCCGGCCAATTGGCAGCAGGGCGATGACGTGATCATTGCCGGCTCCGTTTCCAACGACGATGCCAAGAAGATATTCGGCACGTGGAAGGAGCCGCGGCCGTACATCCGCATCGTTCCGCAACCGAAAGAAGCGGCTGAGAAGAAGTCGGCTTAA
- a CDS encoding PhzF family phenazine biosynthesis protein encodes MTTTPRRFQYVQVDVFTSHPLEGNALAVFTDARGLSDAEMQALARETNFSETTFVLPRDAATERERGRRVRIFTTREELPFAGHPTLGTATVLRGADGAGLVELDLNVGKIPVRFTTGADGLVFGEMQQRDPEFGPRHAREDVARAAGLKLDDIADDLPIQTVSTGLTFTIVPVRTLAAMRALRPDLKVAAEYLERSAGKFFYFVSRETVDKSARLHARMIFYNGEDPATGSAAGCTAAWMVAHGVAQPEESAAIEQGIEIMRPSRLVVRAGREGDRIVTVRVGGNSVEVMRGELFL; translated from the coding sequence ATGACTACGACCCCACGCCGGTTTCAGTACGTGCAGGTGGACGTCTTCACCTCGCATCCGCTCGAGGGCAACGCGCTCGCCGTGTTCACCGACGCGCGCGGGCTCAGCGACGCGGAGATGCAGGCGCTGGCGCGGGAAACCAATTTTTCCGAGACCACGTTCGTTCTCCCGCGGGACGCGGCCACCGAACGTGAGCGCGGGCGCCGCGTCCGCATCTTCACCACCCGGGAGGAGCTTCCGTTCGCCGGACATCCCACCCTGGGTACCGCAACCGTGCTGCGCGGCGCGGATGGCGCCGGCCTGGTCGAACTGGACCTCAACGTCGGCAAAATTCCCGTCCGCTTCACCACCGGCGCTGATGGCCTGGTCTTCGGCGAAATGCAGCAGCGCGATCCCGAGTTCGGCCCCCGCCACGCTCGCGAGGACGTTGCCCGGGCCGCCGGCCTGAAGCTGGACGACATCGCCGACGACCTCCCCATCCAGACCGTTTCCACTGGCTTGACCTTCACCATCGTGCCGGTGCGCACGCTCGCGGCTATGCGCGCGCTGCGCCCCGACTTGAAGGTCGCTGCCGAGTACCTGGAACGCAGCGCCGGCAAATTTTTTTATTTCGTGAGCCGCGAAACCGTGGACAAGTCCGCCCGCCTGCACGCGCGCATGATCTTCTATAACGGCGAGGACCCCGCCACCGGGTCCGCGGCGGGCTGCACTGCGGCGTGGATGGTCGCGCACGGCGTCGCCCAGCCGGAGGAGAGCGCCGCCATCGAGCAGGGAATCGAAATCATGCGGCCGAGTCGCCTCGTCGTCCGCGCCGGACGCGAAGGTGACCGGATTGTCACTGTGCGTGTCGGTGGAAATTCTGTGGAGGTCATGCGCGGCGAACTGTTTCTCTGA
- a CDS encoding Ppx/GppA family phosphatase codes for MPTFAAVDIGANSVRLKVARLVRQRLRTVHEDREVVRLGESVFQAGMLAPPAMAQTVKVLRRFHKSVQQHGDVQVRVVATSALRDARNAQAFIDWVHMRTGWRVEVISGTEEARLIHLGIITNLRVTASPLLLIDLGGGSCELTVSARRHIRETVSLPVGAVRLTQEFLHHDPPQDYELQRLHSYIAEEVQRAARKIVAARPQAVIATSGTAAALATSAQSLLKNPGKENMVPTRALVRLAAKLARMSYAQRIRIPGIGTRRGEIILAGAAVFADLMQRCDLGGFRYSELGLRDGLLAQMAADYSRTAKGTQQLESERWDALVAMAKRYRVDMEQAQHVRGLVLQLFAGLKSVHRLPADYEEWVSAAAILHEMGAYVNRTGWHRHAYYLIANSEILGYTPAQRRVIAAITRYLGSALPSSGDKLVKTLEPEDRDHVPKAVALLRVARALNQGRRRAVTSIRSRARDSQVVLRISARRATGADLELWALKKERAYFRAVFGRDLQMEIV; via the coding sequence ATGCCCACCTTTGCCGCAGTTGATATCGGAGCCAACTCGGTACGACTGAAGGTCGCGCGCCTGGTACGCCAGCGCCTGCGGACGGTGCACGAAGACCGCGAGGTGGTGCGCCTGGGCGAATCGGTGTTCCAGGCGGGAATGCTGGCGCCGCCGGCGATGGCGCAGACGGTCAAGGTACTGCGGCGCTTTCACAAATCGGTGCAGCAGCACGGGGACGTGCAAGTGCGGGTGGTCGCGACCAGCGCACTGCGCGATGCGCGCAACGCGCAGGCGTTTATTGACTGGGTGCACATGCGCACCGGCTGGCGGGTGGAAGTGATCTCCGGAACGGAAGAGGCGCGGCTCATCCACCTGGGCATCATCACCAACCTGCGGGTGACGGCATCGCCGCTGCTGCTGATCGACCTGGGCGGCGGCAGTTGCGAACTGACGGTGTCGGCCCGCCGGCATATCCGCGAGACGGTGAGCCTGCCGGTGGGAGCGGTGCGGCTGACGCAGGAATTCCTGCACCACGATCCGCCGCAGGATTACGAGCTGCAACGGCTGCACAGCTACATCGCCGAGGAGGTGCAACGGGCGGCGCGCAAGATCGTGGCGGCGCGGCCGCAGGCGGTGATCGCGACCTCGGGCACGGCCGCGGCCCTGGCGACCAGCGCGCAGTCGCTGTTGAAGAATCCCGGAAAAGAAAACATGGTGCCGACGCGCGCCCTGGTCCGGCTGGCCGCCAAGCTCGCCCGGATGAGCTACGCACAGCGCATCAGGATTCCCGGCATCGGCACGCGGCGGGGAGAAATCATCCTGGCGGGGGCGGCGGTGTTCGCCGACCTGATGCAGCGCTGCGACCTGGGCGGGTTCCGTTATTCCGAGCTCGGACTGCGCGACGGGCTGCTGGCCCAGATGGCCGCCGACTACTCGCGCACCGCCAAGGGCACGCAGCAGTTGGAATCGGAACGATGGGACGCACTGGTCGCCATGGCGAAACGCTACCGCGTGGACATGGAGCAGGCCCAGCATGTGCGCGGCCTGGTGCTGCAGTTGTTCGCAGGACTCAAGAGCGTGCACCGCTTGCCGGCGGATTATGAGGAATGGGTGTCGGCGGCGGCGATCCTGCATGAGATGGGCGCGTATGTGAACCGCACCGGCTGGCATCGCCATGCGTATTACCTGATCGCCAATTCGGAAATCCTGGGCTACACCCCGGCGCAGCGCCGGGTGATCGCGGCGATCACGCGCTACCTGGGCAGCGCGCTGCCATCGTCGGGGGACAAGCTGGTGAAAACGCTGGAACCCGAGGACCGCGACCATGTGCCCAAGGCGGTGGCGTTGCTGCGGGTGGCGCGGGCGCTCAACCAGGGTCGGCGTCGCGCCGTCACCTCCATCCGGTCGCGGGCGCGGGACAGCCAGGTTGTGCTGCGGATCTCCGCCCGTCGCGCCACCGGCGCCGACCTGGAGCTATGGGCGCTGAAGAAAGAGCGCGCGTATTTTCGCGCGGTGTTTGGGCGGGACCTGCAAATGGAGATCGTGTAA
- a CDS encoding porin has protein sequence MRRSLITSLVVVVCLGVLGLPSYAEEPATPADKSAKPYSSSTTSASKEDVQQLRGELASQQETMASQQKTIEELKVMVSELAQRLGTTEARVLPTAGTQGAHVQTLGYTAPSLEEALYGTAASGQTAQANLVHQKAPEKKPSNNLEWTVGGTKVQIYGHSDVSYDYVDNGISRAMEATNPLAGPAGIRGNNGWLGQLSSNLSYFGVRGSHKVNDYLTGVFQFETEVMMSDTPGPTSDLQCKYCLGSRDTYVGISGPWGAVKLGKEDAPYKKTTTGAFDPFINTIGDQRSIIGNSGGDNRAEFMGRVSHAIWYETPTHKGLYASILFAPNQNRSSDNGGYPRGEPNCAGGNGAFTLSWANRGNVPEVVVGPNSNPCNDGAFGNVLSAAATYRGHGLYAFGGYEHHAHVNRLGDLVGVADEAAWKFGGEYTIKATGTTPSFVYEKLKHYGATAISAADGQPTVLPGLDERSRPTATWLAVRQKLTKNDTLNFSWIYAGKTPGDPGNCTSVSEDGNTCLAALPVHTINNSTNMYAVGVKHSWSRNMTSYFVYARQANHPDAHYDLGAVGHGIVVDKKDFTGQSFNGTTLQGLSAGLTFDF, from the coding sequence ATGCGACGCTCACTGATCACATCCCTCGTCGTTGTTGTGTGCCTCGGCGTGTTGGGCTTGCCCAGTTATGCCGAAGAACCAGCAACCCCCGCCGACAAATCCGCTAAACCCTATTCGTCATCTACGACCAGCGCAAGCAAGGAAGACGTTCAGCAGTTGCGCGGCGAGTTGGCGTCACAACAGGAAACAATGGCGTCACAACAGAAAACCATTGAAGAGCTGAAAGTGATGGTCTCTGAGCTGGCGCAGCGGTTGGGGACCACCGAGGCTCGCGTCCTGCCCACGGCCGGAACGCAAGGCGCGCACGTGCAGACGCTCGGCTACACCGCGCCATCGCTGGAGGAAGCTCTCTACGGCACGGCCGCCTCGGGGCAAACCGCACAAGCTAACCTTGTGCACCAGAAAGCGCCCGAGAAAAAACCCTCCAACAACCTGGAGTGGACGGTCGGTGGCACCAAGGTCCAGATCTACGGCCATAGCGACGTCTCGTACGACTACGTCGACAACGGCATCAGCAGAGCCATGGAAGCGACCAACCCGTTGGCGGGGCCCGCGGGCATCCGCGGCAACAACGGCTGGTTGGGACAGCTCTCCAGCAACCTCTCGTACTTCGGCGTTCGCGGCTCGCACAAGGTCAACGATTATCTGACCGGCGTATTCCAGTTTGAGACCGAGGTCATGATGTCCGACACCCCGGGACCCACCTCCGACCTGCAGTGCAAGTACTGTCTCGGGTCGCGCGACACCTATGTGGGGATCTCGGGTCCGTGGGGCGCGGTCAAGCTGGGCAAGGAGGACGCGCCGTACAAGAAAACGACGACTGGCGCCTTCGATCCTTTCATTAACACCATCGGCGACCAAAGGAGCATCATCGGCAACAGCGGTGGCGACAACCGCGCCGAGTTCATGGGTCGCGTATCCCACGCCATCTGGTACGAGACCCCGACGCACAAGGGGCTCTATGCCAGTATCCTATTTGCTCCCAATCAAAACCGCTCCAGCGACAACGGCGGCTACCCCCGCGGCGAACCCAATTGCGCCGGCGGCAATGGTGCGTTCACCCTCAGCTGGGCAAACAGAGGGAACGTCCCCGAAGTGGTAGTTGGGCCGAATTCCAATCCCTGCAACGACGGCGCTTTTGGCAACGTGCTGAGCGCCGCTGCCACTTACCGCGGGCATGGTCTGTATGCCTTTGGCGGGTACGAGCATCACGCCCACGTCAACCGCCTAGGCGACCTTGTTGGGGTCGCCGATGAAGCCGCCTGGAAGTTCGGCGGGGAGTACACCATCAAGGCGACCGGCACGACGCCGAGCTTCGTCTATGAGAAGCTGAAGCACTATGGCGCCACCGCGATCTCCGCCGCGGATGGACAGCCCACGGTGCTTCCAGGCCTCGACGAGCGCTCGCGGCCTACCGCTACCTGGCTGGCAGTAAGGCAAAAACTAACCAAGAACGACACCTTGAATTTCTCCTGGATTTACGCCGGCAAAACACCCGGTGACCCGGGGAACTGCACTTCCGTTAGTGAGGATGGGAACACCTGTTTAGCCGCCCTACCGGTCCACACGATCAACAACAGCACCAACATGTACGCCGTCGGCGTGAAGCACAGTTGGTCCAGGAACATGACAAGCTACTTCGTCTATGCTCGTCAGGCCAACCACCCCGACGCGCACTACGATCTGGGCGCCGTCGGACACGGCATCGTGGTGGACAAGAAAGACTTCACGGGGCAAAGTTTTAACGGCACCACACTCCAGGGGCTGTCGGCCGGACTGACGTTTGATTTCTAA
- the ppk1 gene encoding polyphosphate kinase 1, which yields MRRVSLENPAFYINPQVSWLAFNRRVLEEAEDERNPLLERVKFLAITANNLDEFFEVRIAGLVQRIEDGYTEAGADGLEPSEERDRLAREAHEFVDAQYRCWNQQLLPALSEHGVRVLSLHDLNPEQESFIAEYNERELDPLLTPVTVDPAHPFPRVINKALCVAFLLKRRRRAATTFMGVITVPRSLPRLVRLPSEKGSDNYIFLADLVAYHAASVYRGYDILSSAAFRVTRNSNLYLQEEESRSLLESVRTELHNRRRGDAVRLEIEAGADPEIIERLRTTFELENWQVFQTDGPVNLSRLFTLHQQSDRPDLKFRPFVPRQLHLTAKSRDLFEELRRHDLLLHHPFDSYDTVVGFIEAAAADPRVLSIKQTLYRTSEDSPIMRALVEAAARKEVTVVVELKARFDEASNITWARHLEDAGVQVFHGLVGLKTHCKLALLVRRDPDGATRSYAHLGTGNYNHVTSRLYTDLSLLTADARMTSSVHAVFNFLTAYAEQSDYDPLLVSPLDIAQKTINFIDREADHARHKRPARIVAKMNALTDNQVIQALYRASQAGVPIDLIVRGMCSLVPGVRGVSDRIRVRSIVGRFLEHSRIFYFLNGGEEGVWIGSADWMPRNLYDRVEVLFPVADALLCQRLKQEVLAAYLADTVKARFLQPDRSYVRAGQLPQAARSALQLPKLEFSAQDFLTGLAEGRQTVDNIPTRTARRRAPQARKVR from the coding sequence ATGCGCCGCGTCTCGCTGGAAAATCCCGCGTTTTACATCAACCCCCAGGTCTCCTGGCTGGCCTTCAACCGCCGTGTCCTGGAGGAGGCCGAGGATGAGCGCAACCCGCTGCTGGAGCGGGTGAAATTCCTCGCCATCACCGCCAACAATCTCGACGAATTTTTTGAGGTCCGCATTGCCGGCCTGGTGCAGCGCATTGAAGATGGTTACACCGAGGCCGGTGCCGACGGCCTGGAGCCCAGCGAGGAACGCGACCGGCTCGCGCGCGAGGCCCACGAATTCGTGGACGCCCAGTACCGCTGCTGGAACCAGCAGTTGCTGCCCGCGCTGTCCGAGCACGGCGTCCGCGTGCTCTCCCTGCACGATCTCAACCCCGAGCAGGAATCGTTTATCGCCGAATATAACGAGCGCGAGCTCGACCCGCTGCTCACGCCCGTGACGGTGGACCCGGCGCATCCTTTTCCGCGCGTCATCAACAAGGCGCTGTGCGTCGCCTTCCTGCTCAAGCGCCGGCGCCGCGCCGCCACCACCTTCATGGGCGTGATCACTGTCCCGCGCTCGCTGCCGCGCCTGGTTCGCCTGCCGTCGGAAAAGGGCAGCGACAACTACATTTTTCTGGCCGATCTTGTCGCCTATCACGCCGCCAGCGTGTATCGCGGCTACGACATCCTGAGTTCGGCTGCCTTTCGCGTCACCCGCAACAGCAATCTTTATTTGCAGGAAGAAGAATCGCGCAGCCTGCTGGAGTCGGTGCGCACTGAGTTGCACAACCGCCGCCGCGGGGACGCCGTGCGCCTGGAAATCGAGGCCGGCGCCGACCCCGAGATCATCGAGCGCCTGCGCACCACCTTCGAGTTGGAAAACTGGCAGGTCTTCCAGACTGATGGGCCCGTCAACCTGTCGCGCCTGTTCACGCTCCACCAGCAATCCGACCGCCCCGACCTCAAGTTCCGCCCCTTCGTTCCGCGCCAACTCCACCTCACCGCCAAGTCGCGCGACCTCTTCGAGGAACTGCGCCGCCACGACCTGCTCCTGCACCACCCCTTCGACTCCTACGACACGGTCGTGGGATTCATCGAGGCCGCCGCCGCCGATCCGCGCGTGCTCTCCATCAAGCAGACCCTCTATCGCACCAGCGAGGATTCACCCATCATGCGCGCGCTGGTGGAAGCCGCGGCCCGGAAGGAAGTCACCGTCGTGGTGGAACTCAAGGCGCGCTTCGATGAAGCTTCCAACATCACCTGGGCGCGGCACCTGGAAGATGCCGGCGTGCAGGTGTTCCACGGCCTGGTCGGGCTCAAGACGCACTGCAAGCTCGCCTTGCTGGTCCGCCGCGACCCCGATGGCGCCACGCGCAGCTACGCCCACCTCGGCACCGGCAATTACAACCACGTCACTTCGCGGCTTTACACCGACCTGAGCCTGCTCACCGCCGATGCGCGCATGACCTCCTCGGTGCACGCGGTGTTCAATTTCCTCACCGCCTACGCCGAGCAGAGCGACTACGATCCCCTGCTGGTGTCGCCGCTCGACATCGCGCAGAAGACCATCAACTTCATCGACCGCGAGGCCGATCACGCCCGCCACAAGCGCCCCGCGCGGATTGTTGCCAAGATGAACGCGCTCACCGACAACCAGGTCATCCAGGCGCTCTATCGCGCCTCGCAGGCCGGCGTGCCCATTGACCTGATCGTGCGCGGCATGTGCTCGCTGGTTCCCGGAGTGCGCGGCGTCAGCGACCGCATTCGCGTGCGCAGCATCGTCGGGCGGTTCCTCGAACATTCGCGCATTTTTTATTTCCTCAACGGCGGTGAAGAGGGTGTCTGGATCGGCAGCGCCGACTGGATGCCGCGGAATCTGTACGATCGCGTTGAAGTCCTGTTCCCCGTCGCGGACGCGCTGCTTTGCCAGCGCCTCAAGCAGGAAGTTCTCGCCGCCTACCTCGCCGATACCGTGAAGGCACGGTTCTTGCAGCCCGATCGATCGTATGTTCGCGCCGGCCAGTTGCCCCAGGCGGCGCGCAGCGCGCTGCAACTGCCGAAACTCGAATTCTCCGCCCAGGATTTCCTCACGGGGTTGGCGGAAGGGCGGCAGACGGTGGACAATATTCCCACACGAACTGCCAGGCGGCGCGCGCCTCAAGCCCGCAAAGTGCGATAA
- a CDS encoding response regulator, giving the protein MKPKRTILCIDDNEQSLSIRKVMLETRGYRVVACHNSLDALEQFKQGGIDLVLSDLIMPGLDGHRLIEEIKKLSPHTPAILFSGKVKIYERNLQADVFLPKGMYAPVELLERIRLLLVRKRGPKRILPFSMTTGGRPGAAAS; this is encoded by the coding sequence ATGAAGCCGAAACGGACGATTCTCTGCATTGACGACAATGAACAATCCCTCTCCATCCGCAAGGTCATGCTGGAAACCCGCGGTTATCGCGTTGTCGCCTGCCACAACAGCCTTGACGCGTTGGAGCAATTCAAGCAGGGCGGCATCGACCTGGTCCTGTCGGACCTGATCATGCCCGGGCTCGACGGCCACCGCTTGATCGAGGAGATCAAGAAGCTTTCGCCGCACACCCCGGCCATCTTGTTTTCCGGCAAGGTCAAAATCTACGAGCGCAACCTGCAGGCCGATGTCTTTCTTCCCAAGGGCATGTACGCGCCGGTCGAGCTTTTGGAACGCATTCGCTTGCTGCTGGTTCGCAAGCGCGGCCCCAAACGCATCCTGCCCTTTAGCATGACCACCGGCGGCCGGCCCGGAGCGGCAGCCTCCTAG
- the sixA gene encoding phosphohistidine phosphatase SixA codes for MLVYFFRHASAGVAKNDPIKDEKRPLDRDGVEQCGYVGRTLAVLETHVDVIVSSPLKRATQTAALVANELAYEGKISLDPALRPGATFPQFRDLLTKYGNQEAIMVVGHNPNLSEFLGRLIGGGSRTGIDLKKAGVARVEVNHHRGVLHWCLTPKLVRTLTEASPPPSKSARK; via the coding sequence ATGCTCGTCTACTTTTTTCGCCACGCCAGCGCCGGTGTCGCCAAGAACGATCCCATCAAGGATGAAAAGCGTCCCCTGGACCGCGACGGCGTCGAGCAATGCGGCTACGTCGGCCGTACGCTCGCCGTCCTGGAAACGCACGTCGATGTCATCGTCTCCAGCCCGCTGAAGCGCGCCACCCAGACGGCCGCGCTGGTCGCCAACGAACTCGCCTACGAAGGCAAGATTTCGCTCGATCCCGCGCTGCGTCCCGGCGCCACCTTTCCTCAATTCCGCGACCTGTTGACCAAATACGGCAACCAGGAAGCGATCATGGTGGTCGGGCATAACCCGAACCTCAGCGAATTTCTCGGACGCTTGATTGGCGGGGGAAGCCGCACCGGCATTGATCTGAAGAAGGCGGGCGTGGCGCGCGTCGAGGTCAACCACCATCGCGGCGTGCTCCACTGGTGTCTCACGCCCAAGCTGGTGCGGACCTTGACCGAAGCTTCGCCGCCGCCGTCAAAGTCCGCGAGAAAGTAG
- a CDS encoding CHAD domain-containing protein: MDNARSLALIRKLDRSLAKADEPLAPERVHLIRTTARRLEALLETRGSGADRKQRRLRKRLKRLRRKAGGVRDIDVQIAALRKLKIGRELERKARLMQALNEQRSQREQGLAKALADKDVQKVRKALHRWSAGISSAKPGVPAAPTGMGKYDEVAASLRRFASLARQVRTLTPENLHAYRTRCKRIRYVAEMAGNVPEAKRIVGQLKRMQDAAGDWHDWQTLTQTAESLFSRALESGLVAALRNVTNAKFVQARGVCQEARRALLAEYRAMLARQRMQRVLAPQRSMARRSRQTAVRDRQTEMPLPPAIPSKSAVAAGVRQAEVA, encoded by the coding sequence GTGGATAACGCAAGATCGCTCGCACTCATACGAAAGCTGGACCGCTCGCTGGCCAAGGCGGATGAACCGTTGGCGCCGGAACGCGTGCACCTGATCCGCACCACCGCGCGCCGGCTGGAGGCACTGCTGGAGACGCGGGGCAGTGGTGCTGACCGCAAGCAGCGCAGGCTGCGCAAGCGCCTCAAGCGATTACGGCGGAAGGCCGGCGGCGTGCGCGACATTGACGTCCAGATTGCAGCCCTGCGCAAGCTGAAGATCGGGCGCGAGTTGGAGCGCAAGGCACGGCTGATGCAGGCGCTGAACGAGCAGCGCAGCCAACGCGAGCAGGGGCTGGCCAAGGCGCTCGCCGACAAAGACGTGCAGAAGGTGCGCAAGGCGCTTCACCGCTGGTCGGCGGGCATCAGCAGCGCAAAGCCGGGGGTGCCGGCGGCCCCGACAGGAATGGGCAAATACGACGAGGTCGCGGCGTCGCTGCGCAGGTTCGCCTCGCTGGCGCGCCAGGTGAGAACGCTGACGCCGGAAAATTTGCACGCCTACCGCACGCGCTGCAAGCGGATACGCTACGTCGCCGAGATGGCGGGAAACGTTCCCGAGGCAAAGCGCATCGTGGGCCAGTTGAAGCGCATGCAGGATGCGGCCGGGGACTGGCACGATTGGCAGACGCTCACCCAAACGGCGGAGTCGCTGTTTTCGCGCGCGCTGGAAAGCGGCCTGGTCGCTGCCTTGCGCAATGTGACCAATGCCAAGTTCGTGCAGGCACGCGGCGTCTGCCAGGAAGCGCGCCGCGCGCTGCTGGCAGAGTACCGGGCGATGCTGGCGAGGCAACGGATGCAGCGCGTCCTGGCGCCGCAACGTTCCATGGCCCGCCGGTCACGCCAGACAGCAGTGCGGGATCGCCAGACGGAAATGCCACTGCCGCCGGCGATTCCGAGCAAGTCGGCAGTGGCGGCGGGTGTAAGGCAGGCGGAAGTCGCGTGA